GGAGACCACGGCTTTTGAAAAGCGGGGCAATCTGGATCACAAAGTGACGGCGTCGGAGTTTCATCGCGCGGTGGGCCACCTCAAATCGGCAGGGTTCGAGGCCGGCCGGATCGGGGCCTACCTGCTCGTCGGGCTCCCGGGTCAGTCGGTCGCTTCCGTGGTCCATTCCATCGAAGTGGTCAAGGCGGTCGGCATCACGCCGGTCTTGGCCCATTACACCCCGATCCCCCACACGCGCCTGTGGTGCGAGGCGGTCGCTCACTCCCGGTACGACCTGGCGGCCGATCCCATTTATTGCAACAATGCGATATTCCCCTGCCAGCGGGAGGATTTCTCCTGGCAGACCCTGTCTCGGCTCAAGCAGTTGATCCAGGCCTGAGACGGGACGGCACAGAAGCGCTGCATATCCCTATCGGAGGCATCGCCAAAGGATATGGCGGGCCGCGGGTGGGACAGGTGGCCAAGGGACACGTGGGACATGCGGGTTAGTGTCGCTTGAATGCAAACGGTGGACAAGCGGCCCAGACTGTTTGAGCGCAGCGAGTTTCTGGGCCGCCCGCCGTGCATGTTACCGGTACTTGACTGCTTGGCGTGTGGCATCGGTCACCTGTCCCATCCGCGCCGGGTTTAATGAATAGCCTTCAGTGAAGATCGCCGATCCGGCAAAAGAGGGTTTTTTAATCCAACGGGTTGGCTTATAATCCCTTCGGCCGGTATTGTGGTGATTGCTCCGAGGGTTTGCCAGGCCGATTCCCTCCTTTTGAGTTGGGCTTCGATACAGTGACAGACGAGGTATTGCCATGGCGCTGGATGCCGTGATTGTTGCCGACTATGGTTCGGAGAGCTTTTCCGGAACCAACCCGCTTAAATTGCATATCGGTGGCCGCTTGGCCGATATTCAAACGGTGATGAACGTGGTGCAACACCACGGCCGCCTCTCCCCGCCGATTGTCGGCGAAGGGCGCCTGAGCTGGTCATCGGCACCCAAACTCAACGGCATTTATCTGGTCAGCTATTTGGCCCGTCAGGGGTTGGATGTGGCCGTCGTCGACGACTTTTCAGCAGACAAGGAGAAGATGCGACGGCTGTTGGCAGAAGCACCGCAGGCCGTGGTCATTTCCACCACCTTCATTACCCGAAAGCAGCTCCTGGTCGAGATGGTGCGAGAGATACGCCTCCTTTCTGATGATGTGAAGATCATCATCGGGGGGCCGTTCGTTTATACCTCCTACCTCATCTATCAACGGTCCCTTGCGGAGGCAGGCTACCTTCCCGAGGAAGCAGGCCACGATTTTCTTTTCATCGAAAATGACGGGCAGCCCGAAGCGGACCTGTTCATCGTGGCATCCCAGGGCGAGGATATTCTATCTCGGGCCCTCAGGCGGATCAAGCGGCACGAAGATATCGGCGGTTTGCCCAATACGGCGATTTTCAAGGATGGCGCGTTTGCCTTCGGCGTGCGATCCGATGCCGTCATCCTCCAGAATCATTCCATCGACTGGGAGAGGCTGCCCGATGAGGTGTTCAGGTCCGGGGTCGTGCCGCTCCAGGCCAGCAGCGGCTGTCCGTACCATTGCGCATTCTGCAATTTCGTCAAAGACCGGCGCCTCACCGCCGTCAAACCGTTGGAGCAATTGCTGACCGAGATGCGGCAGGTGCGGGCGCGCGGCGCGCGGTATGTGTGGTTCGTGGACGACAACTTCCGACTGGGTAAGGGGGACCTGGAAGCGGTGTGCGAACGGCTGATCCGGGAAGACCTGGGCCTTCGATGGATGACCTTCATCCGCGCGAGCACCCTGGACCCGGTGGACCCCGATCTTCTTCGACGGGCCGGTTGCGTGGAGGTGCAGCTGGGGCTCGAATCCGCCGATCCCCAAGTCCTGCGCAACATGAACAAGCGCGCCACGCCCGAACTTTATGACCGCGTGCTGCCCAAGCTGCTTTCCAGCGGCATCAACTGCTCCTGCTATCTGATTTTCGGGTTTCCCGGGGAGACGGACGAATCGGCCCGGCGGACCATGGATTTCATGCGTCGACACGAGGCCGCCCGACACCCGGGGTGCCTCAGCTGGTCGATCTTTCCCTTTTTGCTTACACCGCTCAGTCCCGTCTATGAGAAGGAGGCCCGGGCCGCTTATGATCTGTCCGGTTACATGAAGACATGGCGTCATGCCACCATGAATAACGAACAGGCCATGGGTTATGTAATCCGGGCATTTTTAGAAATTGAACATTCGGGAGCGATCTACAGGGATGACAATCAGGATCTGCTCAACGGCCTCGACCCACATCGCCGCAAATGCTTCATCAGCGTGCGCCACGCGCTGTCCAAAGCGGCCATGCAAACGGAACTTACGCTGGAGGCGCTTCAAAATGCGTTCCAGCCGCTCTTTGAATGATAAGTCCCGTGGCGGATCAAGTTTTTCAGGCAACGCCGGTATCGGAAAGATTGCCCATTTGTGGATGGTCCCTAAAACAGGACCTGGATGCTTTTCAGGCGCGCCACCATATCTGACAGCTTCTGGGCCAACTGCTTTGTGAACACTTGGGCTGTGGGCGTTTGTTCAGGGTCGAAACCGTCGGCCACCCCTGCCACGCGCAGATTCACCGGTACGCCGTTGACCTGCAGCGGCATGGAGTGAAGCACCCGAAGCACTCGGGCCAAAGCCTTCTTGGCTTCTTCTTCCGGCGCCATGGGCAGAAGCGCCACGATCTTGTTTTTCCCGATCTGGCCGATATAGTCCATGGCGCGAAAAGTGGTGGAGAGTTTGTCCAGCGCCGCTTCCAATACGGCTTCATTGGTGATTTGGCCATTGGCGGCTTTGTGCTGCGGCTTGGCCGATACAAACGAAAAGGCGAGGGCCGACAATGGCGAGGCGTAACGTTCGGCCCTGGCGATCTCTTTTTCCAGGATGAACATGATCTCCTCGGAGGTCAACACCCCTTCGGGCAATTCATCGCCCTCCGCAGTCTCCCTTCGCTTCTTCTTCAAATGGATGATCGCTTCATAAATTTGGCTGAAGTTGTTTTCCTCGATTTCGCCGTCTTCGACCTTGAGACGAATCTCCTGCAGGACCTCCACCAGCTCGTCGTCTTCGCCCACGTTGTGCTCCAGGGTTTGCAGCACGCTCAGTTGCTTGACCGGCGCCTCGGCGGCTTTTTGACCGGCCTGCATCTGCAACCACTGCACACGCATGTTGTCGAGGGCTGATTCCATTTTGGCATTAAGACGCGCCTCCATTCGGGAAAGCACATCGGCATTGACGTTCATCTCTCCCAGCTTTTTAAGAATCGATGACTCGACACTGCCCAGCACCTGTCTGACATGGGCGTCGCCGTCCACTTCACCGGACTCGGCTGCATCCTTGGCCATTTTCTGTCCTAAATGCTCCACGTACTCCACCAGGATGTCTGCCAACAGATTCTCGTCGCCGCCACCTTTGCGCAGTTCCGACGCCAGGTAGATCAGTTCGGCGGCCTGGGTGGGGTTGCGCTTGATCTCTTCAATCAGGCCGTCGCCATCCAGTCCGATACTTTCGGAACTCTCCTCGAGTATCCTGGAGAGTTCGTCGCTTTGCAGTTCGTTGCGTAGTTCGTGCAGCAGATTGAGGTATTCGGCCATGGGCATGCCGGCTTCCAGCAACGTTTTGCGGATCTTGGGCAGCAGGCGGCGCAATTCGGCGGCCTCGGGAATCATACGCCGGATGATATGAGCGAACCGCTGGATACTGATCTGACCCTCCCGATATTCCTCCTTGATCAGTTCGAGCAGGACCTGGTCGGCCAGCTCGTTTGCTTTTTGGATGATGGCCGCCTCGTTGGCATAGGCGATGCCGAGCGCTTTCTGGGCCTGGATGCCCTCGAGCAGCTGCTTTTTCATGTCGAAAATGGCCTGGGCCAGATCGGAAAGACCAACTTCGCCTTCCCCATGGAGGTGTCGCTCCACCTCTTCGTGCATCAGTTCGAGTTGATGCAACAGCATGGGACCGGGTTGCTTACTGGCGCCATCTTGAGCGTTTGCCGCGCTTCCGGGTGAACCGGCGCCGGCCGTTTCCGGCCCGGCTTCCGCTCCGGTTTCGGCATCGGAATGGGCGCCGCCCCCGCCCCGCACGTTGGCAGCGGCGGATGGCACCGCGCCCAGCGCCGCGATCGTCGCCCCGTCGCTTCGGCCGCTCGCAGCCCCCTGCGCACCGCCGGAAAGATTCTGGCCGGCAGGCCGGCCGCTTCCCAGTGAGGCGTCCACCAGCGTGTCGGCCTCTTCTCCCGAAAGGGTGTCATCGGCATTGCCATCGACTGCTGCGCCTGTGCCCGCAGTCGCGCCATGCACCGGTGCGCCTCCCTCCTGGGCCGCGACGTCGCCGCTGATCACGGCCCCACCTCCGGCTCTGGCCTGAAACTCTTGCGAGGCGGCCAAATCCGCTTCGATCAGCTGTTTTGAAAAGGCTCCCGGGTTGGCCATCAGGTTCGTGATGCTGAGGGTCTTGGCAAACTCCTCGGACAAGACACTCTCCAGCAAGGTGTCCATGAACCGTTTGCGGGTCTCCTGATCGTCCGAGTCGAGCAACGGCGTGACCTTTTTCAGCGCATCGCGGGAAACCACCTGATCGTCTTCGGTCACTTTTTTAAAGATCACGTGGTTGATCTTGATATTGAAGACGCCCTTTTTGATCAGGGTCTCTTTCGCGGCATCGATATCGGTGATCTGAGGAAGCGACGATGCGAGCTGTGAAAAGAGGGTCAGTTCGCTCTCGGTGACCCCTTTTTCAAATGAGATGGATTGAATCCCCACTTTTTTGAACAGGGCCGCGACGCGGTTGACGTTGATGCGCGGATCCAGGGGTTCCTCATCGATAAAAAACTGTCCCCGATTGAGTATGAAGACCAGCGGCGAGATATGATCGAGCAGCCGTGTGGCCGTGACGAAGACATCGGCGACCGATTGTTTGATCAGCGGATGGGTGGATTGATACATGAGCGTGCGGTTAAGCAACAGGGCGAACGAGCGTCCGAAGTAACCCAATTTGATCTTCAAGTTGGCGATATGCTCCATCGTCGCTTCCTTTTCAAGTTTGGGATGGCCTGTTGGCGAGCCAGTTTTCCAGAGCCTCGGCAAAATCCCGGCAGGAGGAGTAGCGCCGTTCCGGGTCGTAGGCGACCGCCCGCAGCACGACGTCGTCCAGTTCCTTGTCGGCCTGCGGATTGACCTGAGAGGGCGTCTTGCTGAAAATCCGGTCCTGCAGGCGCAATTTTATTTTAAGCAGTTTGACGGCCGAATCATAAGGGGGGTATGGCAGGCCGCCGCAAAGCATCTCCAGTAACATGACGCCGGTGGCATACACATCCGCCCTGCCGTCGACGACGCCTGAAATGATCTGCTCGGGCGCCATATAGGTGGGGGTGCCGACCATGATGCGATGATCGTCATCCGAGCCTCCGTAGGAGCGCGCCACGCCGAAGTCGGTGATGATCGGACGTTTGGAGTGGCTTTCGATCAGGATGTTGCGCGGCTTGATGTCGCGATGCACCACACCGAGGCGGTTGGCGTAATCCAGGGCATCCAACACCTTGAGAACGATTTTAAGGGAGGTCTGGACCGGAATCATCCGTTTGGAGGGCAGCACGTTACGCCGTGCCTGGCGGATGTAATAGGCCAAGGATTGCCCCTTGATCAACTGCATGGTGAAATAGAGAAAATCTTCTGTTTCCCCCACTTCGTAGACCGGAATGATGCTGGGGTGCGAGAGGAACGCGGCCGCCTCGGCCTCCTGCTGGAAAAGCTCCGCGATCCTGGGTGTCATCAACGCCTTGGGCAGGATCTTTACGGCGATCTGGCGTTTCAACGATTTCTGGAAGGCCACGAAGACCACGGACATGGCGCCGCGATCGAGTTGTTTCAGCAATCGGCTGGTGCCGACCGTCTGCCCCACCAGATGGTCGAAATTCATTGTTCGGATGGAAGCCATACGCAGGTCTCCGCGCCGTTCGCAGGGCCGCTGCCGCTGCGCTTGTTTTTGCATCACATGCGAGGCCGAAAAGGTCCCCACCTTTCTTATCGGCCAGGATGAGTGAAACCTAAAATAGCAACAAGACCTTTGTATCGTCCATCATTTTTGACGGCAACCAGCGAATCCAACTGAATGCAATGCATTAGACCCGACCCGGGTGGAGCAGGTGGCCGATGCCACACGCCAAGCGGTCAAGTGCCGGTAGAATGCACGGCGGGCGGCCCGGAAACTCGCTGCGCTCAAACAGTCTGGGCCGCTTGTCCGCCGTTTGCATTTAACTGGCCCTAAGACCGCTGGCTCACGTGGCCCTGGCCACCCGCCCCACCCGGGCCTTTAATAGCTGATGCCATCCGAATTTTTATCTCGAACAGCGCCTGTAAAGCATTCCCTTCAGGGCGAATCACATTCAATAAGAATTGCTGACCGGCCACAACTTATACGAGGTGATCATTTTTATGGGGGCGGGGCGGTTATTGGTTTCCGAATCCGTTCAAGTCGCCGCAGTCCGGGCATTGCCAGGTGATGCCGTTGCAAGACATACCCCAGAGGTTTTCCTGCATGCACGCCTGACAGATTTCGAATCCGCATCTGCAGCGCCAGCAAAAAGGAAAGGTCTGACCACAGCAGTGACATGTTTGTTCGGCCGGCCTCCGCCAGCGGCCTTTGCGGGGGGAAGGTTTGGAGGTGCCTGTTTTTTCCATTTCGATCGGTATCGTATCAGATCCATCATGCCGGTGAACCACTGGATGCACCATGCGTGCGCCTTGTCGTTTCCCGGTATCCATGTTAGTAAAGCGCAACCGCCGGATGTCGCAAGAGACACCCGGTCCGGCCACAGGCCTGAAGAAGACGCGAAGCTAACGCAGTTGGATCACACTGTCAAGCAGCGCGCATGCGGTCAGCCAGCATACCCAAGACTTCCAACGTGCGAGAAAATCATGGCTTCTGAAGCTACACCGTCAACCGCCGGCGGCACGGCCCGACCCTGTATCTACCTGATCGATGGCAGCGCCTATGTCTACCGCGCATTTCACGCACTGCGTGATCTGGCCAACTCCGAGGGGTTGCCCACCAATGCCGTTTTCGGTTTTACCCGTATGCTGATCAAACTGATCCAGGAGCGCCAGCCCCAATACATGGCGATGTTTTTCGATGCCAAGGGGCCGACCTTCCGCCACGAGATCTATCCCGAATACAAGGCCAACCGGCCGCCCATGGCCGACGAGCTGGTCGTTCAACTGCCCTATATCAAAGAGGTCACCGCCGGCTTCAACATCCCGGTGATCGAGATGACAGGGTACGAAGCCGACGACCTGATCGGTACCTATGCCCGGTTGGCCGAAGCCGCCGGCTGCGATGTGGTGATGGTGACCGGCGATAAGGATTTCATGCAGCTGGTCAGCGACCACGTGTCGATCTGGGATCCCATGAAGGACAAGGTGATCGATCGGGACGGCATCGTGAAAGAGTTTGGGCTTGAACCGATGCAGATGATCGACGTGATGGGGCTCTCCGGCGATACCGCCGACAACATTCCCGGGGTGCCGGGCATCGGCCCCAAGACGGCCGTGACCCTGATTGGGGAGTTCGGCAGCATGCAGGCCCTCTATGAGCGCATCGACGAGGTTAAGGCCGCCAAGCAGCGCGAGAAGCTTGTGGCCAACAAGGAACAGGCCCTGCTCAGCCGGGAATTGGTCACCATCCATCAGACCATTCCCCTGGAGCTCGATCTGCAGCAGTTTGCGGTGCAACCGCCCGATGACAAGGTGTTGGGCGGCTTGTTCCAGAAGCTGGAGTTCAGACAGCTGCAGCACGAATTTCAGAAGGGCCGGACCGGGCCGAAAACCGACTACCGCAGCATTCTCGACCGTGAGGCGCTCCAGGATTTGGTGCATCGTTTGAGCGGCTGCAAACGTTTCGCCATCGATACCGAAACCACTTCCCAGAATCCCCTGGAGGCCGTGTTGGTCGGTATT
This Desulfatitalea tepidiphila DNA region includes the following protein-coding sequences:
- a CDS encoding B12-binding domain-containing radical SAM protein, with translation MALDAVIVADYGSESFSGTNPLKLHIGGRLADIQTVMNVVQHHGRLSPPIVGEGRLSWSSAPKLNGIYLVSYLARQGLDVAVVDDFSADKEKMRRLLAEAPQAVVISTTFITRKQLLVEMVREIRLLSDDVKIIIGGPFVYTSYLIYQRSLAEAGYLPEEAGHDFLFIENDGQPEADLFIVASQGEDILSRALRRIKRHEDIGGLPNTAIFKDGAFAFGVRSDAVILQNHSIDWERLPDEVFRSGVVPLQASSGCPYHCAFCNFVKDRRLTAVKPLEQLLTEMRQVRARGARYVWFVDDNFRLGKGDLEAVCERLIREDLGLRWMTFIRASTLDPVDPDLLRRAGCVEVQLGLESADPQVLRNMNKRATPELYDRVLPKLLSSGINCSCYLIFGFPGETDESARRTMDFMRRHEAARHPGCLSWSIFPFLLTPLSPVYEKEARAAYDLSGYMKTWRHATMNNEQAMGYVIRAFLEIEHSGAIYRDDNQDLLNGLDPHRRKCFISVRHALSKAAMQTELTLEALQNAFQPLFE
- a CDS encoding serine/threonine-protein kinase, yielding MASIRTMNFDHLVGQTVGTSRLLKQLDRGAMSVVFVAFQKSLKRQIAVKILPKALMTPRIAELFQQEAEAAAFLSHPSIIPVYEVGETEDFLYFTMQLIKGQSLAYYIRQARRNVLPSKRMIPVQTSLKIVLKVLDALDYANRLGVVHRDIKPRNILIESHSKRPIITDFGVARSYGGSDDDHRIMVGTPTYMAPEQIISGVVDGRADVYATGVMLLEMLCGGLPYPPYDSAVKLLKIKLRLQDRIFSKTPSQVNPQADKELDDVVLRAVAYDPERRYSSCRDFAEALENWLANRPSQT